In one Chryseobacterium camelliae genomic region, the following are encoded:
- a CDS encoding NADP-dependent glyceraldehyde-3-phosphate dehydrogenase has translation MDSVNTSSWHEIFKSENEIPEEYKVPEIHQKIYLLNGELVEWKGDVQNIYSPVCIPTENGLERKLLGSIPNIGPEEAMKVLDACVKAYDNGLGEWPTMSVEGRIKCMQKFVYLMIQQRDLVIKLLMWEIGKTLADSTKEFDRTVDYINQTIDALKDSDRESSRFQQAEGTIAQIRRAPLGVVLSMGPFNYPLNEIFTTLIPALIMGNTILFKLPKHGVLAHYPLLNAFKEAFPKGTVNTLYGKGSEIITPIMESGKVNVLAFIGSSKVANGLKKLHPKVNRLRAILSLDAKNAAIVTKNANLDVAVSECILGSLSFNGQRCTALKLIFVQKEVAEEFTQKLTAAVSSMKPGLPWERDVKITPLPEVNKPPYLKECIEDAVSKGAKVLNENGGFTEESFVFPAVVYPVNSEMKLYHEEQFGPVIPVVPFDDIEEPIDYQVNADHGMQVSIFSEDPVEVAKLIDPFVNLVSRVNINCQAQRGPDVFPFTGRKDSAEGTLSVFDALRSFSIRSLVAAKLTDSNKELLNTIVREHDSNFLSTDYIF, from the coding sequence ATGGATTCAGTAAATACGTCTTCATGGCATGAGATCTTCAAATCTGAAAACGAAATCCCCGAAGAATATAAAGTTCCCGAAATTCATCAGAAAATTTATCTTTTAAATGGAGAACTGGTAGAGTGGAAGGGAGATGTACAAAATATCTATTCTCCGGTCTGCATTCCTACGGAAAACGGTTTGGAAAGGAAATTATTGGGAAGTATTCCGAATATCGGTCCTGAGGAAGCCATGAAAGTTCTTGATGCCTGTGTAAAAGCATACGATAACGGATTGGGAGAATGGCCGACTATGTCCGTGGAAGGAAGAATCAAATGCATGCAGAAGTTTGTGTATTTAATGATTCAGCAGCGTGATCTGGTGATCAAATTGCTGATGTGGGAAATCGGAAAAACATTGGCAGATTCTACCAAGGAATTTGACAGAACGGTAGATTATATCAATCAGACTATTGATGCCCTGAAAGATTCAGACAGAGAATCTTCACGTTTTCAGCAGGCGGAAGGAACGATCGCTCAAATCAGAAGGGCTCCGTTGGGTGTAGTTTTGAGTATGGGACCGTTCAATTATCCTTTAAATGAAATTTTCACCACGTTAATTCCCGCTCTGATCATGGGAAATACCATTTTATTTAAACTTCCCAAGCATGGTGTTTTAGCACATTATCCTTTGTTGAATGCATTCAAAGAAGCCTTCCCGAAAGGAACGGTGAATACTTTGTACGGAAAAGGCTCAGAAATCATTACGCCGATCATGGAAAGCGGAAAGGTGAATGTTCTAGCATTTATCGGCTCCAGCAAAGTGGCTAACGGATTGAAAAAACTGCATCCGAAAGTGAATCGTTTAAGAGCAATTCTGAGCTTGGATGCTAAAAATGCTGCCATCGTAACGAAAAATGCCAATCTGGATGTTGCGGTAAGCGAATGTATTTTGGGTTCTTTATCTTTTAACGGACAGAGATGTACGGCTTTAAAGTTAATTTTCGTTCAGAAAGAGGTTGCAGAAGAATTTACGCAGAAGTTAACGGCTGCTGTTTCTTCCATGAAACCCGGACTTCCCTGGGAAAGAGATGTGAAAATTACTCCGCTTCCGGAAGTGAATAAACCTCCTTATTTAAAGGAATGTATTGAAGATGCCGTTTCAAAAGGAGCAAAAGTGCTTAATGAAAACGGCGGATTTACAGAAGAATCTTTCGTTTTCCCTGCGGTAGTTTACCCCGTCAACAGTGAAATGAAACTGTATCATGAAGAGCAGTTCGGTCCGGTAATTCCAGTAGTTCCGTTTGATGATATTGAGGAACCGATCGATTACCAGGTGAATGCCGACCACGGAATGCAGGTTAGTATTTTCAGTGAAGATCCTGTTGAGGTTGCTAAACTGATCGATCCTTTTGTAAATCTGGTAAGCCGTGTCAATATCAATTGTCAGGCTCAAAGAGGTCCGGATGTTTTTCCTTTTACGGGAAGAAAAGACAGTGCGGAAGGTACGCTTTCCGTGTTTGATGCTTTACGTTCGTTCTCCATCCGTTCTTTAGTGGCTGCTAAACTGACAGACTCCAATAAAGAATTATTAAATACGATTGTAAGGGAACATGATTCTAATTTTTTAAGTACAGATTATATTTTTTAG
- the tpx gene encoding thiol peroxidase, with protein sequence MYSKFVFGALLFFSSFALAQNSKTANTVLAGGKPVHTYAQLPAVNKPAPKFTLTDVTMKDQTLDSYKGKYLILNIFPSVDTGVCSASVHHFNEDAASIPNTVVLCISKDLPFAQKRFCGAEGIKNVVMLSDFRSDFGKTYGVEITDSAMKGLLSRAVVVIDPSGKIIYKEQVADISHEPNYEAAIKAVKN encoded by the coding sequence ATGTATTCAAAATTCGTTTTCGGTGCCTTATTGTTTTTCTCATCGTTTGCTTTGGCACAAAACTCTAAAACGGCAAACACGGTTTTAGCTGGAGGAAAGCCCGTTCATACCTATGCCCAATTACCGGCTGTTAATAAACCGGCTCCCAAATTCACGCTTACAGATGTTACCATGAAGGATCAAACGTTGGATTCTTACAAAGGAAAATACCTGATCCTGAATATTTTTCCGAGTGTAGATACGGGTGTTTGTTCAGCTTCTGTGCATCATTTCAACGAGGATGCAGCCAGCATTCCTAATACAGTCGTTCTTTGTATTTCCAAAGATTTACCTTTCGCTCAAAAAAGATTCTGTGGTGCAGAAGGAATTAAAAATGTGGTGATGCTTTCAGACTTCCGTTCAGATTTTGGAAAAACGTACGGAGTAGAAATTACAGATTCTGCGATGAAAGGATTGTTGAGCAGAGCTGTTGTGGTAATTGATCCTTCCGGAAAAATCATCTATAAAGAGCAGGTTGCAGATATTTCCCATGAACCGAATTATGAAGCGGCAATCAAAGCGGTGAAAAACTAA
- a CDS encoding TonB-dependent receptor plug domain-containing protein, whose protein sequence is MKITIPTSCHENWETMTSEEKGRFCSVCSKTVRDFTRSSDEELYQEMKSESTICGNFNENQLNRNIALSVFGKIALGLVVSVGASITVNGQKLKTDEDLKKIDFKQGFVGFRKVNDTIGLSHWLGTPSKEDIESTQPKIFLDGFRISEDKMKKLNRENIESIDILDEKAATAIYGKEAQYGAVVITSKKILKNKKSKKG, encoded by the coding sequence ATGAAAATTACAATACCAACATCCTGCCATGAAAACTGGGAAACAATGACTTCGGAAGAAAAAGGAAGGTTTTGTTCAGTATGTTCTAAAACAGTGAGAGATTTTACCCGTAGTTCTGATGAGGAACTTTATCAGGAAATGAAATCTGAATCTACCATTTGTGGAAATTTTAATGAAAATCAGCTAAACAGGAATATCGCTTTATCTGTTTTTGGAAAAATAGCCTTAGGATTAGTAGTGAGTGTAGGAGCATCCATCACCGTGAATGGTCAGAAACTAAAAACAGACGAAGACCTGAAAAAAATAGATTTTAAACAAGGGTTTGTAGGTTTTCGCAAAGTAAATGATACAATTGGTCTTTCTCATTGGCTGGGAACGCCTTCAAAAGAAGATATAGAGTCTACACAGCCAAAGATTTTTTTAGACGGTTTCAGAATTTCAGAAGATAAAATGAAGAAGCTGAATCGGGAAAATATAGAATCAATAGATATATTGGACGAAAAAGCGGCAACAGCAATTTATGGTAAAGAAGCTCAATACGGAGCAGTTGTTATTACCTCCAAAAAGATACTTAAAAACAAAAAATCTAAAAAAGGATAG
- a CDS encoding tetratricopeptide repeat protein: MRKYFFSLIFGVLCSIPVFACLNGEILQLEDGSVLYEDYEGFVPYGHQFVGDEELMRILASLETGYKETGKVEYLSDKGLILIIQGKYQEAIDLYKKIEQLQPNKYSTASNLGTAYELTGNNSEALKWIEKAVKINSESHFRSEWIHVNILKAKIKGEKNITSKFLIEQDFGNGKYPVSDLDKAELFKLKEMVYYQLNERVSFVKPKDKIVAQLLFDLGNISYLSGEKEEALETYKMAKEYGFDLPVLEERMKLHSLPAVDNLKRNATGEIKHQTEPTRKAYLMGMFVSVFALIFSGLIVFRFRKKISLMIK; this comes from the coding sequence ATGAGAAAATACTTTTTTAGTTTAATCTTTGGGGTCTTATGTTCTATTCCGGTTTTTGCATGTCTGAATGGGGAGATCTTACAATTAGAAGATGGATCTGTTCTTTATGAAGATTATGAAGGTTTTGTTCCTTATGGTCATCAGTTTGTAGGTGATGAAGAATTGATGCGGATTTTAGCTTCTCTGGAAACGGGATATAAAGAGACCGGGAAAGTAGAATATCTATCAGATAAAGGACTGATCCTAATTATTCAGGGGAAATATCAGGAAGCCATTGATCTGTATAAAAAGATTGAACAACTTCAACCCAATAAATATTCTACCGCTTCAAATCTAGGAACAGCTTATGAGTTAACAGGTAATAATTCTGAAGCCTTAAAATGGATTGAAAAAGCAGTAAAAATCAACTCCGAATCCCATTTCCGTTCGGAATGGATTCATGTCAATATTTTAAAGGCTAAAATTAAGGGTGAAAAAAATATCACATCGAAGTTTTTAATTGAACAAGATTTTGGCAATGGAAAATATCCTGTATCGGATTTGGACAAAGCCGAACTTTTTAAACTTAAGGAAATGGTTTATTATCAGTTGAATGAGAGAGTTTCATTTGTAAAGCCCAAAGACAAAATTGTAGCGCAGCTTTTATTTGATTTAGGCAATATTTCTTATTTATCCGGTGAGAAAGAAGAGGCGTTGGAAACATATAAAATGGCGAAGGAATATGGATTTGACCTACCTGTTTTAGAGGAAAGAATGAAATTACATTCTTTGCCGGCTGTTGATAATCTGAAAAGAAATGCAACCGGAGAGATAAAGCACCAGACAGAACCGACAAGAAAAGCTTATCTTATGGGAATGTTTGTTTCTGTTTTTGCTTTAATTTTTTCAGGGCTGATTGTCTTTAGGTTTAGAAAGAAAATTTCCTTAATGATAAAGTAA
- a CDS encoding DUF6261 family protein, translating into MKITLTKLSTKDLATLAQRVISNAQSGKYPVITNHPLTATLETSWKEYDKVYAKQIYSGKGKDVASADYERDLAYNNLKAFLNGYRKLSSAANYQVAEDLYGIFKKFGLDLDRLSYSSQTAQMKKLIEELETPGNLQKIAILALDAAFADMKAKHEDFEIIFADQAAANADLRQLTSATAIRRGLEKNLKTYFNLLTAMKDVPEWELLYSDTNELVKAAKNSELRRKDQNPS; encoded by the coding sequence ATGAAAATTACACTCACGAAGCTGAGTACTAAGGACCTTGCGACCTTAGCTCAACGCGTTATTTCAAATGCTCAGTCAGGAAAATATCCTGTGATTACCAATCATCCCCTTACCGCAACTTTGGAAACTTCATGGAAGGAGTATGACAAAGTGTATGCAAAGCAGATCTACAGCGGAAAAGGAAAAGACGTCGCTTCGGCAGACTACGAAAGAGATCTTGCCTATAACAATCTTAAGGCGTTCCTGAACGGGTACCGGAAACTTTCTTCAGCGGCTAACTATCAGGTTGCAGAAGACCTGTACGGAATATTTAAAAAGTTCGGGCTGGATCTGGACCGGTTAAGCTATTCCTCACAGACGGCCCAGATGAAAAAGCTGATCGAAGAGCTGGAAACGCCCGGAAATCTTCAGAAAATCGCTATTCTTGCTTTGGATGCGGCGTTTGCAGACATGAAGGCTAAGCATGAAGACTTTGAAATCATTTTTGCAGATCAGGCAGCAGCCAATGCAGATCTTCGTCAGCTGACCAGTGCTACCGCCATTCGCAGGGGATTGGAGAAAAACCTGAAAACCTATTTCAACCTGCTGACCGCCATGAAAGACGTTCCCGAATGGGAGCTTCTCTACAGCGATACCAATGAGCTGGTGAAGGCAGCGAAGAATTCCGAACTCAGGAGAAAAGATCAAAACCCGTCTTAG
- a CDS encoding DUF6624 domain-containing protein, with translation MEYDTKIEMKIKKIVFSILTALVLIISIFLYMNRDKFVYVGSVDIIEVDCSKKNQILSEVLESDQRIRKSNELIKYAKEDHRNQELVISIIEKCGMPTLKEVGQKQMDAIWLGLQHSTKEIRKKYFPQIEKAVENGDLSKQQYALMKDRMLMDEGTPQIYGSQIENGKLYKLENPETVNERRKEMGMEPIEDYLKNFNIQFNPN, from the coding sequence TTGGAATATGACACAAAAATAGAAATGAAAATAAAAAAAATAGTATTTAGCATATTAACCGCTCTTGTTTTAATAATATCAATATTCCTTTATATGAATAGGGATAAATTTGTCTATGTAGGTTCAGTAGATATTATTGAAGTCGATTGCAGCAAAAAAAATCAAATCTTGAGCGAAGTTTTAGAAAGTGACCAAAGGATTAGAAAATCAAATGAACTTATCAAATACGCTAAAGAAGATCACAGGAATCAAGAATTAGTGATTAGCATTATTGAAAAGTGTGGTATGCCAACATTAAAGGAGGTGGGTCAAAAACAAATGGATGCAATCTGGTTGGGACTACAACATAGTACTAAAGAAATCAGAAAAAAGTATTTTCCACAAATAGAGAAAGCGGTTGAAAATGGAGATTTATCTAAACAACAATACGCATTGATGAAAGATAGGATGTTAATGGATGAAGGAACTCCCCAAATATATGGTTCACAAATAGAAAATGGTAAATTGTATAAATTAGAAAATCCTGAAACTGTGAACGAAAGAAGAAAAGAAATGGGAATGGAACCAATAGAGGATTATTTAAAGAATTTCAATATTCAGTTCAATCCGAATTAA
- a CDS encoding AAA family ATPase, with translation MLRINDIKITGIGPIKNLELTFNNHFNIICGQNGIGKTTILDCLAQSFGANYTSLKKTAGLQSGNWTIEISINGHTQNKSFDITSFHPNENTYNGANGLYESSNDIIVFKTHRDIPYQQLSSLVTNPQKQIHDFAHETMLGSFPNNLKNWFVSQHLWSAHENHLDEQQIRNINLAKECFSILNSEISFSKVIPNSNDIMLNTPNGEIYFEYLSSGYKSCMAVLLGLIKEIEFRYKNPSKFIKDFEGIVFIDEIDLHLHPEWQAKICQALKVILPNAQVFTSTHSPHIIQVADANEIIPLTLDDANEIKLNPIINQEYGCQGWTVEEILTDVMGMEETRTSTYLDAIINFNSALDNDDFEAANVQFLILDAMLHPENSLRKILKIQLTGISAND, from the coding sequence ATGTTAAGAATTAACGACATAAAAATAACAGGTATTGGTCCTATTAAAAATTTAGAATTAACTTTCAATAATCATTTCAATATTATTTGTGGTCAAAATGGAATAGGTAAAACAACTATTTTAGATTGTTTAGCTCAATCATTTGGAGCCAATTACACTTCGTTAAAAAAAACCGCAGGTCTGCAAAGCGGAAATTGGACTATTGAAATTTCAATTAATGGTCACACACAAAACAAGTCCTTTGACATTACTTCTTTTCATCCAAATGAAAATACTTATAACGGAGCAAACGGGCTTTATGAAAGTTCTAACGATATTATAGTATTCAAAACACATCGTGATATTCCTTATCAGCAATTAAGCTCATTGGTTACAAATCCTCAAAAACAAATCCACGACTTTGCTCACGAAACAATGCTTGGGTCATTCCCAAATAACTTGAAGAATTGGTTTGTAAGTCAACATTTGTGGTCAGCTCACGAAAATCATTTAGATGAACAACAGATTAGGAATATCAATTTAGCGAAGGAATGCTTTAGTATTTTGAATTCAGAAATTTCATTTAGTAAGGTAATTCCCAACTCGAATGATATAATGTTAAATACGCCAAATGGAGAAATTTATTTTGAATATTTATCATCAGGCTATAAATCTTGTATGGCTGTATTACTTGGGTTAATTAAAGAGATTGAGTTTCGATATAAAAACCCAAGTAAATTCATAAAAGATTTCGAAGGAATAGTTTTCATTGACGAAATTGATTTGCATTTGCATCCTGAATGGCAAGCCAAAATCTGTCAAGCATTAAAAGTTATTCTACCGAATGCACAAGTATTTACATCAACACATAGCCCTCATATTATTCAAGTGGCAGATGCTAACGAAATCATTCCTCTAACACTTGATGATGCAAATGAGATTAAATTAAATCCAATTATTAATCAAGAATATGGTTGCCAGGGTTGGACAGTTGAAGAAATATTAACTGATGTTATGGGAATGGAAGAAACAAGAACTTCTACATATTTAGATGCCATAATAAATTTTAATTCTGCGCTTGACAATGATGATTTTGAAGCTGCAAATGTTCAGTTTTTAATTCTAGATGCAATGTTACATCCAGAAAATTCACTAAGAAAAATATTAAAAATTCAATTAACTGGAATTTCTGCAAATGATTAA
- a CDS encoding HNH endonuclease, producing the protein MIKLNRTPKPIELTDAVKNNLTNEFKSTGKSVWNTDYIKKGLLSFSHNKCCYCETNIKEESKYLEVEHFHHKETYKDEVLDWENLLPSCKRCNGTKNDHDTKLEPIVDPSKIDPKNHLKYWRYRIKGSDELGKLTVSVLKLNDQDRLVKKRFEIGNAIQERLEQLNELTDDYINGIQRSTRRKNRIVNGIKDLMKEGLPSSIYSATAATVILTDTEFDTLKRKLNSVDLWDAELSQLEIHITTTALDLER; encoded by the coding sequence ATGATTAAATTAAATAGAACACCCAAACCTATAGAACTTACAGATGCAGTCAAAAATAATTTAACAAATGAGTTTAAATCTACTGGCAAATCTGTTTGGAATACTGATTACATAAAAAAAGGATTATTAAGTTTTTCTCATAATAAATGTTGTTATTGTGAAACTAATATAAAAGAAGAAAGCAAATATTTAGAAGTTGAGCATTTCCACCACAAAGAAACTTATAAAGATGAAGTTTTAGACTGGGAAAACTTATTACCTTCTTGTAAAAGATGTAATGGTACAAAAAATGATCACGACACTAAATTAGAACCGATAGTTGACCCAAGTAAAATTGATCCAAAAAATCATTTAAAATATTGGCGTTACAGAATAAAGGGCTCTGATGAATTGGGTAAGCTTACTGTTTCTGTTCTAAAACTAAATGACCAAGATAGGTTAGTAAAGAAAAGATTTGAAATAGGGAATGCAATTCAAGAAAGATTAGAACAATTAAATGAATTAACTGATGATTATATTAATGGTATTCAAAGAAGTACACGTAGAAAGAACAGAATTGTCAATGGAATAAAAGATCTTATGAAAGAAGGTCTTCCTAGTTCGATCTATTCGGCAACTGCAGCAACTGTAATTTTAACTGATACGGAATTCGATACATTAAAAAGAAAGTTGAATTCAGTAGATTTGTGGGATGCAGAATTATCTCAATTAGAGATTCATATTACAACAACAGCATTAGACCTTGAAAGATGA
- a CDS encoding urocanate hydratase, producing the protein MTFQEQIQQGIPSQLPTSRPYETNINHAPKRKEILGDEEKKLALKNALRYFEPQFHAELLPEFKEELEKYGRIYMYRFRPDYEMKARPIAEYPGKSEQAKAIMLMIQNNLDYSVAQHPHELITYGGNGAVFSNWAQYLLTMKYLSEMTDEQTLVMYSGHPMGLFPSHKDAPRVVVTNGMMIPNYSKPDDWEKFNALGVTQYGQMTAGSYMYIGPQGIVHGTTITVLNAFRKIHKEPKGGLFVTSGLGGMSGAQPKAGNIAGCVTVCAEVNPKITKIRHDQKWVNEIHENLDELVARVRQAQEDKETVSLAYLGNIVEVWEKFDQENLRIDIGSDQTSLHNPWAGGYYPVGQSFEESNKMMAEDPELFKDKVQETLRRHAAAINKHTEKGTYFFDYGNAFLLEASRAGADVMAENPTLGREFKFPSYVQDIMGPMCFDYGFGPFRWVCTSGKPEDLQKTDDIACAVLEEIQQNSPEEIQQQMKDNIQWIKGAQENKLVVGSQARILYADAEGRMKIAEAFNKAIKNGEIGPVVLGRDHHDVSGTDSPYRETSNIYDGSRFTADMAIHNVIGDSFRGATWVSIHNGGGVGWGEVINGGFGMLLDGSDDADRRLKSMLFWDVNNGISRRSWARNEGAIFAIKRAMEVEPNLKVTLPNIVDDNLF; encoded by the coding sequence ATGACTTTCCAGGAACAGATACAACAAGGCATTCCAAGCCAGTTACCGACATCCAGACCTTACGAAACCAATATCAACCATGCGCCGAAGCGTAAAGAAATTTTAGGAGACGAAGAGAAAAAATTAGCCCTGAAGAACGCTTTACGTTATTTTGAACCTCAGTTTCATGCCGAATTACTGCCTGAATTTAAGGAGGAGTTGGAAAAATACGGCAGAATTTATATGTACCGTTTCCGTCCGGATTATGAGATGAAGGCGAGACCGATTGCTGAATATCCGGGAAAATCTGAGCAGGCAAAAGCGATCATGCTGATGATTCAGAACAACCTGGATTATTCGGTGGCGCAGCATCCCCATGAACTGATTACGTATGGTGGAAACGGAGCGGTGTTTTCCAACTGGGCACAGTATCTTTTGACGATGAAATATTTGTCTGAAATGACAGACGAACAGACTTTGGTAATGTACTCAGGCCATCCGATGGGATTGTTCCCTTCTCACAAAGATGCGCCGAGAGTGGTGGTTACCAACGGAATGATGATCCCGAATTACTCTAAGCCGGATGACTGGGAGAAATTCAATGCGTTGGGTGTGACGCAGTACGGACAAATGACGGCAGGAAGCTATATGTATATCGGTCCGCAGGGAATTGTTCATGGGACTACGATTACCGTTTTAAATGCGTTCAGAAAAATACATAAAGAACCTAAAGGCGGGCTTTTCGTGACTTCAGGTTTGGGAGGAATGAGTGGAGCTCAGCCGAAAGCAGGAAATATTGCAGGTTGTGTTACCGTTTGTGCCGAGGTGAATCCAAAGATTACTAAAATTCGTCACGATCAGAAATGGGTGAACGAAATCCATGAAAACCTTGACGAGCTGGTAGCAAGAGTGAGACAAGCCCAGGAAGATAAAGAAACCGTTTCTCTTGCTTACCTTGGAAATATTGTGGAGGTTTGGGAGAAATTCGATCAGGAAAATTTAAGAATCGATATCGGTTCAGACCAGACTTCGTTGCACAATCCTTGGGCGGGAGGTTATTATCCTGTCGGGCAAAGTTTTGAGGAATCCAATAAAATGATGGCGGAAGACCCTGAATTATTTAAGGATAAAGTTCAGGAGACGTTGAGAAGACACGCTGCTGCCATCAATAAGCATACGGAAAAAGGAACCTATTTCTTCGATTACGGAAATGCTTTCCTGTTGGAAGCTTCAAGAGCGGGAGCCGATGTAATGGCAGAAAATCCTACGTTGGGAAGAGAATTTAAATTCCCTTCTTATGTTCAGGATATTATGGGACCGATGTGTTTCGATTACGGTTTCGGGCCGTTCCGTTGGGTGTGTACCAGCGGAAAGCCGGAAGACTTACAGAAAACCGATGATATTGCCTGTGCGGTGCTGGAAGAAATTCAGCAGAACTCTCCTGAGGAGATCCAGCAGCAGATGAAAGACAATATTCAGTGGATCAAGGGAGCGCAGGAAAATAAACTTGTGGTAGGTTCACAGGCGAGAATCTTATATGCGGATGCGGAAGGAAGAATGAAGATTGCAGAAGCTTTCAATAAAGCCATTAAAAACGGGGAGATCGGACCGGTAGTATTGGGTAGAGACCATCACGATGTTTCGGGAACGGATTCTCCATACAGAGAGACTTCCAATATCTACGACGGTTCAAGATTTACGGCAGATATGGCGATCCACAATGTGATTGGTGACAGTTTCCGTGGGGCAACCTGGGTTTCTATTCACAATGGAGGTGGCGTTGGCTGGGGAGAAGTAATCAACGGTGGTTTCGGGATGTTGTTGGATGGAAGCGATGATGCCGACAGAAGATTAAAATCAATGCTGTTCTGGGATGTGAACAACGGAATCTCAAGACGCAGCTGGGCAAGAAATGAAGGCGCTATTTTCGCCATTAAAAGAGCCATGGAAGTAGAACCGAATTTAAAAGTAACGCTTCCGAATATTGTGGATGATAATTTGTTTTAG
- a CDS encoding endonuclease domain-containing protein, protein MKEILTLINEISIYKNYIEGLPYNPRLKRLLNGKRKAGILSEVLFWKKVRAGSFHRIDFDRQRIIGNYIVDFYVKTLGLVIEIDGWSHDVKESYDLERQKYLESFGLYVFRITDFDIKNNLGVVMKELEDFIIEHYAHR, encoded by the coding sequence ATGAAAGAAATCCTAACTCTCATCAACGAAATTTCCATTTACAAAAACTATATAGAAGGCCTGCCTTATAACCCCAGATTAAAACGGTTACTCAACGGGAAACGGAAAGCCGGAATCCTCAGCGAAGTGCTGTTCTGGAAAAAGGTCCGAGCAGGAAGCTTCCACAGGATAGATTTTGACAGACAACGAATTATAGGAAATTATATCGTTGATTTTTATGTGAAAACACTCGGATTAGTGATAGAAATTGACGGCTGGAGCCATGATGTAAAAGAATCTTATGATTTGGAAAGGCAGAAATACCTGGAATCTTTTGGATTATATGTTTTTAGAATTACAGATTTCGATATTAAAAACAACCTGGGTGTCGTTATGAAAGAGCTGGAAGATTTTATTATTGAACATTACGCCCACCGATAA
- a CDS encoding DUF1801 domain-containing protein produces MSSDIQKYNESQTEPDQQICEKLSEIISENLIEAESRVWHAHPVWFLEGNPIVGYSKQKKGIRLMFWSGKSFNEGLLNVHGEKFQDASVFYNDVSEINEEDLKRCLQKSEKIQWDYKNIMKRKGELIQIKK; encoded by the coding sequence ATGAGTTCCGATATCCAAAAATACAACGAATCACAAACAGAGCCGGATCAACAGATCTGTGAGAAACTCTCTGAAATCATCAGTGAAAATTTGATAGAGGCCGAATCCAGAGTATGGCATGCGCATCCTGTCTGGTTTTTGGAGGGAAATCCTATTGTAGGATACAGCAAGCAAAAGAAGGGAATTCGACTAATGTTCTGGAGCGGAAAATCATTTAATGAAGGTCTTCTGAACGTTCATGGGGAAAAATTTCAGGATGCTTCAGTATTTTATAATGATGTATCAGAAATTAATGAAGAGGATCTGAAAAGGTGTCTTCAGAAATCTGAAAAAATTCAGTGGGACTACAAAAATATAATGAAGAGAAAAGGAGAATTAATTCAAATAAAAAAATAA
- a CDS encoding protein-L-isoaspartate(D-aspartate) O-methyltransferase, translated as MQDSFVHKGKRKILVDYLRNRIGISDENVLSAMNEVPRHLFIESIFEDFAYEDRAFPILAHQTISHPSTVAEQSELLQVKQGEKILEIGTGCGYQTAVLLAMKAHVYTVERQKDLFDFSKKKLREMHLFPKFQSFGDGFAGLPTFAPFDKIIVTCGASVLPTELLKQLKVGGKMVIPLGPTDEQVLYRFTKVSPTEFEKEEFGAYKFVPMLGSTNQ; from the coding sequence ATGCAGGATTCGTTTGTACACAAAGGAAAAAGAAAAATTTTAGTGGATTATCTACGAAACAGGATCGGAATTTCGGATGAAAATGTACTTTCGGCAATGAATGAAGTTCCGAGACATCTTTTCATTGAAAGTATTTTTGAAGATTTTGCCTATGAAGACCGTGCTTTTCCTATTCTGGCCCACCAAACGATTTCACATCCTTCAACGGTTGCCGAGCAGTCCGAACTTTTACAGGTAAAGCAGGGCGAAAAAATTCTTGAAATCGGAACCGGATGTGGGTATCAGACGGCGGTTTTATTGGCAATGAAAGCCCATGTTTATACCGTTGAAAGACAAAAAGACCTGTTTGACTTTTCTAAGAAAAAACTTCGTGAAATGCATTTGTTTCCAAAATTTCAGAGTTTTGGAGACGGTTTTGCGGGACTTCCTACTTTTGCTCCATTTGACAAAATCATTGTGACTTGTGGTGCTTCTGTGCTGCCGACAGAATTATTGAAACAATTGAAAGTTGGCGGAAAAATGGTTATTCCTTTAGGACCTACCGATGAGCAGGTTTTATATAGATTCACAAAAGTTTCTCCGACTGAATTTGAGAAAGAGGAATTCGGGGCCTATAAATTTGTACCGATGTTGGGAAGCACCAATCAGTAA